The following proteins are co-located in the Haloplanus sp. HW8-1 genome:
- a CDS encoding sensor histidine kinase yields the protein MSLDSYLPESVRSRYALRLFGVSLVIVLLITALTTVTVFQVSDRVRDNQLRSVETNAELEARALGQWIDGKQQVVRTLSNHEGLTPVSGNRTQATLDAELGSLSPETASLSIVERRPHTHSNGTTETIVASTNRRSIGRSLSVTDIDWKPTVGFNFEGTDDVILSLVYTDGNETLVALASPMPDGEHVLVAEYRTSVRAERFTSAISGTDTLVLGGFTAYVLFDENESDGITPYEGDRANTTIGRTILRSEPTTDIHGAVLTDTEVKGYHSVPGEKVDWVVVKEVPRSKALAVTDRVQRDLWLLVAIVMAGFLLIGGVIQLGPIRSIKRLAKQANAIAEGDLSVDVDRDGRIDEVGEVQSAFDNIKGYIETITEQAEALSRKAFDDDVLQAEVPGRVGESVATMHHDLQQFITRLEVLNRILRHNLRNQLDVINSHAEALEDTEHREAILAATGTLAALGARARHIDYILSKDPRPTTIDLADRIEAVLSDVETDDVTVGTSLSDDATVVTDAEICTTVLRSPLENAVEYADASVTVSVEPSETGCIVEIGDDGPGIPASELEPLSTERETSLQHGRGLGLWELKWGVDTLDGDLSFVTDDGTTVVIRLPDLDATGDSQPRDASR from the coding sequence ATGAGTCTCGACTCCTACCTTCCCGAGTCCGTCCGCTCGCGGTACGCACTGAGACTCTTCGGCGTCTCGCTCGTCATCGTCCTCCTGATTACGGCGCTCACGACTGTGACCGTCTTCCAAGTCTCCGACCGCGTCCGTGACAACCAACTCCGGTCGGTCGAGACGAACGCCGAACTCGAGGCTCGTGCGCTCGGCCAGTGGATCGACGGCAAGCAGCAGGTGGTGCGAACGCTCTCGAACCACGAGGGGCTGACGCCGGTCTCCGGGAACCGAACGCAGGCCACCCTCGACGCCGAACTCGGGTCGCTCTCGCCGGAGACGGCGTCGCTCTCGATCGTCGAACGGCGCCCTCACACCCACTCCAACGGGACGACCGAGACCATCGTCGCCAGCACCAACAGGCGATCGATCGGTCGGTCGCTGTCGGTGACCGACATCGACTGGAAACCGACGGTCGGGTTCAACTTCGAGGGTACCGACGACGTGATCCTTTCGCTGGTGTACACGGACGGCAACGAAACCCTCGTCGCGCTGGCGTCGCCGATGCCGGACGGGGAGCACGTTCTCGTCGCCGAGTACCGAACGAGCGTCCGGGCCGAACGGTTCACCAGCGCGATCTCAGGGACGGACACGCTCGTACTCGGTGGATTCACCGCCTACGTCCTGTTCGACGAGAACGAATCCGACGGGATCACTCCCTACGAGGGTGACCGGGCGAACACGACCATCGGGCGAACGATCCTCCGGTCCGAGCCGACCACCGACATCCACGGGGCAGTACTCACCGATACCGAAGTGAAGGGATACCACAGCGTTCCCGGGGAGAAGGTCGACTGGGTGGTCGTCAAGGAGGTTCCGCGATCGAAGGCCCTCGCGGTGACCGACCGGGTACAGCGTGACCTCTGGTTGCTGGTCGCCATCGTGATGGCCGGCTTTCTACTCATCGGCGGCGTCATCCAACTGGGTCCGATCCGGTCGATCAAACGGCTGGCGAAGCAGGCCAACGCGATTGCAGAGGGCGATCTCAGCGTCGACGTGGACCGCGACGGCCGGATCGACGAGGTCGGAGAGGTTCAGTCGGCGTTCGACAACATCAAAGGCTACATCGAGACGATCACCGAACAGGCCGAGGCGCTCTCCAGAAAAGCGTTCGACGACGACGTGTTGCAGGCCGAAGTCCCCGGTCGCGTCGGCGAGTCGGTGGCGACGATGCACCACGACCTGCAACAGTTCATCACCCGACTCGAAGTCCTGAATCGCATCCTCCGTCACAACCTCCGGAACCAACTCGACGTCATCAACAGCCACGCCGAGGCCCTCGAAGACACCGAGCATCGCGAGGCGATCCTCGCGGCGACTGGGACGTTGGCTGCCCTGGGTGCTCGCGCCCGCCACATCGACTACATCCTCTCTAAGGATCCCAGACCGACGACGATCGATCTCGCCGACCGGATCGAGGCAGTGCTGAGCGACGTCGAGACCGACGACGTTACCGTCGGAACCTCGCTTTCCGACGACGCGACGGTGGTCACCGACGCCGAGATCTGCACCACCGTGCTCCGGAGCCCCCTGGAAAACGCAGTCGAGTACGCCGACGCCAGCGTCACCGTCTCGGTCGAACCCTCCGAGACGGGCTGTATCGTCGAAATCGGCGACGACGGGCCGGGGATTCCCGCGTCCGAACTGGAGCCGTTGTCTACCGAACGGGAGACGTCGTTACAGCACGGCCGCGGGCTGGGGCTCTGGGAACTGAAGTGGGGGGTCGACACACTCGACGGCGACCTCTCGTTCGTAACCGACGACGGCACGACGGTGGTGATCCGGCTGCCGGATCTCGACGCGACCGGGGACAGCCAACCTCGCGACGCGTCCCGCTGA
- a CDS encoding RNA methyltransferase — protein sequence MTFDVLVPSSLVREAEDKREATRKLGYVARAATVFRADRLVVFPDREGERRWGGGFVEVVLRYAATPPYLRKDAWGRRDELEYVGVLPPLRVSSRTGFGPDRPGSLQEGIVTEVGPDGRVRVNCALQHPISLLLPDGMEVSEGERVAIRISSREPVRARIVDEPPPGFAVRRAGLSEALARPDAGLRIATSRHGTELSVDRLADVVGRSGGDMTVAFGAPGRGLPAILDMLVEDVATDEADADDFAVGDPDVEPGPGFDLWLNTIPRQGSETVRTEEAMFASLAPLTLTE from the coding sequence ATGACGTTCGACGTACTCGTGCCGTCTTCCCTCGTCCGGGAAGCCGAGGACAAACGCGAGGCGACTCGCAAACTCGGTTACGTCGCCCGTGCGGCGACGGTGTTCCGGGCGGATCGGCTCGTCGTCTTCCCTGACAGGGAGGGCGAACGACGCTGGGGAGGCGGGTTCGTCGAGGTCGTGCTTCGGTACGCCGCCACGCCCCCCTACCTCCGAAAGGATGCGTGGGGACGGCGGGACGAACTGGAGTACGTCGGCGTGTTGCCGCCCCTCCGCGTCTCGTCACGGACCGGCTTCGGACCTGACCGTCCGGGGTCGTTGCAAGAAGGAATCGTGACCGAGGTCGGACCTGACGGCCGCGTTCGGGTCAATTGCGCACTGCAACACCCGATCTCCCTCCTCCTCCCGGACGGGATGGAGGTGAGCGAAGGAGAGCGCGTCGCCATCAGGATCTCTTCGAGAGAGCCGGTCCGCGCCCGAATCGTCGACGAACCCCCACCGGGGTTCGCGGTTCGGCGCGCGGGCCTGTCGGAAGCGCTGGCCCGCCCCGACGCGGGGCTACGGATCGCCACGTCCCGCCACGGGACGGAGCTGTCGGTCGATCGACTGGCCGACGTCGTGGGGCGCTCCGGGGGCGACATGACCGTCGCCTTCGGGGCGCCGGGCCGTGGGCTTCCGGCGATCCTCGACATGCTTGTCGAGGACGTCGCCACGGACGAAGCCGACGCGGACGACTTCGCCGTCGGCGACCCGGACGTCGAACCCGGACCGGGGTTCGACCTCTGGCTGAATACGATTCCGCGACAGGGAAGCGAGACGGTGCGAACGGAGGAGGCGATGTTCGCGTCGCTCGCGCCCCTGACACTCACGGAGTAA
- the rplX gene encoding 50S ribosomal protein L24 — MTRQPHKERTRKRTAPLHERHDQVRSTLAEDLREEYGQRSVRVNAGDTVEVLRGDHAGEEAEVLTVDLTDEVVHVEDVTVEKADGEEVPRPLDASNLRVTELNLEDERRQARLEADTE; from the coding sequence ATGACTCGACAGCCACACAAAGAGCGGACACGAAAGCGGACGGCACCCCTGCACGAGCGTCACGACCAGGTTCGCTCCACGCTGGCCGAGGACCTCCGCGAGGAGTACGGCCAGCGCTCGGTCCGGGTCAACGCGGGCGACACCGTCGAGGTGCTCCGTGGTGACCACGCCGGCGAGGAGGCGGAAGTGCTCACCGTGGACCTGACCGACGAGGTCGTCCACGTCGAGGACGTGACCGTCGAGAAGGCCGACGGCGAGGAAGTGCCCCGGCCCCTCGACGCGAGTAACCTTCGCGTGACGGAACTGAACCTGGAAGACGAGCGCCGGCAGGCGCGCCTGGAGGCGGATACCGAATGA
- a CDS encoding 50S ribosomal protein L2, with protein sequence MGRRIQGQRRGRGGPTFRAPSHRYKADLEHKKDEERDTISGEIVDIEHDPARSAPIAAVEFEDGDRRLVLAPEGVTVGETIQVGVSAEIKPGNTLPLAEIPEGVPVCNVESSPGDGGKFARASGTSAQLMTHDKRVAVVKLPSGQVKRLNPQCRATVGVVAGGGRTEKPFVKAGNKHHKMKSRGTKWPRVRGVAMNAVDHPFGGGGRQHPGKPKSVSRNAPPGRKVGDIASKRTGRGGNK encoded by the coding sequence ATGGGACGACGCATTCAAGGCCAGCGGCGTGGTCGCGGTGGGCCAACCTTCCGTGCCCCCAGCCACCGCTACAAGGCCGATCTCGAACACAAGAAGGACGAAGAGCGCGACACGATCTCGGGAGAGATCGTCGACATCGAACACGATCCCGCCCGCTCGGCACCGATCGCGGCCGTCGAGTTCGAGGATGGGGACCGACGCCTCGTCCTCGCGCCCGAGGGTGTGACGGTCGGCGAGACGATTCAGGTCGGCGTCTCCGCGGAGATCAAGCCCGGGAACACGCTCCCGCTGGCGGAGATCCCGGAGGGCGTCCCGGTCTGTAACGTCGAGAGCAGCCCCGGCGACGGCGGCAAGTTCGCCCGGGCCTCCGGGACGAGCGCACAGCTCATGACCCACGACAAGCGCGTCGCGGTCGTGAAGCTGCCGAGTGGCCAGGTCAAACGGCTCAACCCGCAGTGTCGCGCCACGGTCGGCGTGGTCGCGGGTGGCGGCCGGACCGAAAAGCCGTTCGTCAAGGCCGGCAACAAGCACCACAAGATGAAATCCCGCGGCACGAAGTGGCCGCGGGTCCGCGGTGTGGCGATGAACGCCGTCGACCACCCCTTCGGTGGCGGCGGCCGCCAGCACCCCGGCAAGCCCAAGTCCGTCTCGCGGAACGCCCCGCCGGGACGGAAGGTGGGCGACATCGCCTCGAAACGCACCGGACGCGGAGGTAACAAATAA
- a CDS encoding 50S ribosomal protein L22 — MGINYSVEADPETTAKAMLRERPISIKHSKAIARQIKGMTVADAEAYLNAVIDEEQSVPFKQHNTGVGHRSDIDGWDAGRYPEKASKDFKKLLTNASNNADEQGFDGEAMTIKHVAAHKVGERQGRKPRAFGRADPWNTTLCDVELIIEEEDTE; from the coding sequence ATGGGAATCAACTACAGCGTCGAGGCCGACCCGGAGACGACCGCCAAGGCGATGCTCCGAGAGCGGCCCATCAGCATCAAGCACAGCAAGGCCATCGCCCGCCAGATCAAGGGGATGACCGTCGCCGATGCCGAGGCGTACCTGAACGCCGTGATCGACGAAGAGCAGTCGGTCCCGTTCAAACAGCACAACACCGGTGTCGGTCACCGGAGCGACATCGACGGCTGGGACGCCGGTCGCTACCCCGAGAAGGCCAGCAAGGACTTCAAGAAACTGCTCACGAACGCGAGCAACAACGCCGACGAGCAGGGATTCGACGGCGAGGCGATGACCATCAAACACGTCGCCGCCCACAAGGTCGGCGAACGACAGGGGCGCAAGCCCCGCGCGTTCGGTCGCGCGGACCCGTGGAACACCACGCTCTGTGACGTGGAACTGATCATCGAGGAGGAGGACACCGAATAA
- a CDS encoding 30S ribosomal protein S3, which translates to MADEHQFIENGLQRSQIDEFFADELGRAGYGGMDVAKTPMGTQIVLKAEKPGMVIGKGGKNIRKVTTELEERFDLDDPQIDVQEVDEPDLNARIVADRLANALERGWYFRKAGHTTIDRIMEAGALGAEIVLSGKVTGARSRVEKFNRGYIKHNGEPAESIVDEGQGVAVMKLGTIGVTVKIIPPGAELPDDFEIAEDADVEPVEQAAETGGGVEELLEEEPEEVPDAGEGEDVDVPTETPEDLDEEIVEEVVEEELPDEGAETDEDEDTDDLDEADTVDEEVDEETMDEAADLVEEMEATDEDEEEDA; encoded by the coding sequence ATGGCCGACGAACACCAGTTCATCGAGAACGGTCTGCAGCGCTCCCAGATCGACGAGTTCTTCGCGGACGAACTCGGCCGCGCGGGCTACGGCGGCATGGACGTCGCCAAGACCCCGATGGGGACCCAGATCGTCCTCAAGGCCGAGAAGCCCGGCATGGTCATCGGCAAGGGTGGGAAGAACATCCGCAAGGTGACCACGGAACTCGAGGAGCGGTTCGACCTCGACGACCCCCAGATCGACGTTCAGGAGGTCGACGAACCGGACCTGAACGCCCGCATCGTCGCGGACCGACTGGCCAACGCCCTCGAACGCGGCTGGTACTTCCGCAAGGCGGGTCACACGACGATCGACCGGATCATGGAGGCCGGCGCGCTGGGCGCCGAGATCGTCCTCTCCGGGAAGGTCACCGGTGCGCGGAGCCGCGTCGAGAAGTTCAACCGCGGCTACATCAAGCACAACGGCGAACCCGCCGAGTCCATCGTGGACGAGGGCCAGGGCGTCGCCGTGATGAAACTCGGCACCATCGGCGTGACGGTGAAGATCATCCCGCCGGGCGCCGAACTCCCCGACGACTTCGAGATCGCCGAGGACGCCGACGTCGAACCGGTCGAACAGGCCGCGGAGACCGGCGGCGGCGTCGAGGAACTCCTCGAAGAGGAACCGGAAGAGGTCCCGGACGCCGGCGAGGGCGAGGACGTCGACGTGCCGACTGAGACGCCCGAGGACCTCGACGAGGAGATCGTCGAGGAGGTCGTCGAGGAGGAACTGCCCGACGAGGGCGCCGAGACCGACGAAGACGAGGACACCGACGACCTCGACGAGGCGGACACGGTCGACGAGGAGGTCGACGAGGAGACGATGGACGAGGCGGCCGATCTCGTCGAAGAGATGGAAGCGACTGACGAAGACGAGGAGGAGGACGCATAA
- a CDS encoding 30S ribosomal protein S19: MSSEYRTGREGEFTYRGHTLDELQSMSLDEVAELLPARMRRTITRGLSVEHEKLLDRAREAGEEETANDPIRTHRRDMPIVPEMVGLTFSVYNGQEFQRVAVEPEMIGHYLGEFQLTRTSVEHGQAGIGATRSSKFVPLK, translated from the coding sequence ATGAGTTCCGAATACCGAACCGGCCGCGAGGGTGAGTTCACCTACCGCGGTCACACGCTCGACGAGCTGCAGTCCATGTCGCTCGACGAGGTCGCGGAACTGCTTCCCGCTCGCATGCGGCGAACCATCACCCGAGGCCTGTCGGTCGAACACGAGAAACTGCTTGACCGTGCCCGCGAGGCCGGGGAAGAGGAGACGGCCAACGACCCGATCCGAACCCACCGACGGGACATGCCGATCGTCCCCGAGATGGTCGGGCTGACCTTCTCGGTCTACAACGGGCAGGAGTTCCAGCGCGTCGCGGTCGAACCCGAGATGATCGGGCACTACCTCGGCGAGTTCCAGCTCACGCGGACGTCGGTCGAACACGGCCAGGCCGGCATCGGCGCGACCAGGTCCTCGAAGTTCGTGCCACTCAAGTAA
- a CDS encoding ribonuclease P protein component 1 — protein MPLTPETLCRHELNGLRVRVVESTNPDSVGIGGRVVSETMRTLVVSDGSREWRVPKRGTTFEFALPRTDEAADAEKASGTAPELPSETAGRTGQSDGCEDVAYVTVDGARLLSRPALRTEKAGVSTWR, from the coding sequence ATGCCACTCACCCCCGAGACCCTGTGCCGACACGAACTCAACGGCCTGCGCGTGCGGGTCGTCGAGTCGACGAACCCCGACAGCGTCGGGATCGGCGGCCGCGTCGTCTCTGAGACGATGCGGACGCTCGTCGTGTCGGACGGCTCTCGGGAGTGGCGTGTCCCCAAGCGGGGGACCACCTTCGAGTTCGCCCTGCCGCGCACAGATGAAGCCGCCGACGCCGAGAAGGCGTCGGGGACCGCGCCCGAACTTCCGTCGGAAACTGCCGGCCGAACCGGTCAGTCGGACGGTTGCGAGGACGTGGCCTACGTTACGGTGGATGGCGCACGACTGCTCTCACGACCCGCCTTGCGAACCGAGAAGGCAGGTGTATCCACATGGCGATAG
- the rpl4p gene encoding 50S ribosomal protein L4, translating into MQATVRDLNGEDAGTVDLPEVFETAYRPDLIKRAVLAAQANRKQAYGADPYAGLRTPAESFGSGRGMAHVPRENGQGARVPQTVGGRKAHPPKAEKDQGKGINDKERKLAVRSAVAATADVERVAARGHEFDTDLDLPLVVSDDFEELVKTREVVDLLESLGLHADVERADDGRSVRAGRGKTRGRKYREPKSILFVTSEEPSKAARNLAGADVTTAREVNAEDLAPGTDAGRLTLWTESAIAEVAER; encoded by the coding sequence ATGCAAGCAACAGTACGCGATCTGAACGGCGAGGATGCGGGCACGGTGGACCTCCCCGAGGTCTTCGAGACGGCCTACCGGCCGGACCTCATCAAACGTGCCGTCCTGGCCGCACAGGCGAACCGAAAGCAGGCGTACGGAGCCGACCCCTACGCCGGGCTGCGAACCCCGGCGGAGTCCTTCGGCAGCGGCCGCGGGATGGCCCACGTGCCCCGGGAGAACGGGCAGGGCGCCCGCGTGCCCCAGACGGTCGGCGGGCGCAAGGCGCACCCGCCGAAGGCGGAGAAGGACCAGGGCAAGGGAATCAACGACAAGGAACGCAAGCTCGCGGTCCGTTCGGCCGTCGCGGCGACGGCCGACGTCGAGCGCGTGGCCGCGCGCGGACACGAATTCGATACGGACCTCGACCTGCCGCTCGTCGTCAGCGACGACTTCGAGGAGCTCGTCAAGACCCGCGAGGTCGTCGACCTCCTCGAATCGCTCGGCCTCCACGCCGACGTCGAACGCGCTGACGACGGCCGGTCGGTCAGGGCGGGACGCGGCAAGACCCGCGGCCGGAAATACCGCGAGCCGAAGTCGATCCTGTTCGTGACGAGCGAGGAGCCGTCGAAGGCGGCGCGCAACCTCGCCGGCGCGGACGTGACGACCGCCCGGGAGGTCAACGCGGAGGACCTCGCGCCGGGCACGGACGCCGGTCGACTGACGCTCTGGACCGAAAGTGCCATCGCGGAGGTGGCGGAGCGATGA
- a CDS encoding 30S ribosomal protein S17, with protein MAIGLNVTEPEEACADQHCPFHGSLAVRGQTLEGTVASTAMEKTVVVEREYDVRVPKYDRYMKRRSRIPAHAPPCLGLEEGDRVRIAETRPLSKTKSHVVVEILGGDE; from the coding sequence ATGGCGATAGGACTGAACGTAACTGAACCGGAGGAGGCCTGTGCCGACCAGCACTGCCCGTTCCACGGCTCGCTTGCCGTGCGCGGACAGACGCTGGAGGGCACGGTCGCCTCCACAGCGATGGAAAAGACGGTCGTCGTCGAACGCGAGTACGACGTTCGCGTTCCCAAGTACGACCGATACATGAAACGCCGGAGTCGCATTCCGGCCCACGCACCCCCGTGTCTGGGCCTCGAGGAAGGCGACCGGGTCCGCATCGCGGAGACGCGACCCCTCTCGAAGACCAAATCACACGTGGTCGTCGAGATTCTGGGAGGTGACGAGTGA
- the rpmC gene encoding 50S ribosomal protein L29, with protein sequence MAILHVEEIRDMTPAEREAELEDLETELLNAKAVQAAGGMPEDPSRIGELKKTIARIKTIQREEGDFE encoded by the coding sequence ATGGCGATCCTGCACGTCGAAGAGATCCGCGACATGACGCCCGCCGAACGCGAGGCGGAACTCGAGGACCTCGAAACGGAACTGCTGAACGCGAAGGCGGTCCAGGCGGCCGGCGGGATGCCGGAGGACCCTTCGCGGATCGGCGAACTGAAGAAGACGATCGCGCGGATCAAGACGATCCAGCGCGAAGAAGGCGATTTCGAATAA
- a CDS encoding 50S ribosomal protein L14, with the protein MEALKADVTRGLAKGSLVTCADNTGARELKIISVAGYSGAKNRHPKAGIGDKVTVSVTKGTPEMRRQVLEAVVVRQRKPIRRPSGTRVKFEDNAAVVIDDMEEPRGTEIKGPVAREVAERFGSIASTATMIV; encoded by the coding sequence ATGGAGGCGCTGAAAGCCGACGTCACCCGTGGCCTCGCCAAGGGGTCGCTCGTCACCTGTGCGGACAACACCGGGGCGCGCGAACTGAAGATCATCAGCGTCGCGGGCTACTCCGGAGCGAAGAATCGACACCCCAAAGCGGGCATCGGCGACAAGGTGACCGTCTCGGTCACCAAGGGCACACCGGAGATGCGCCGACAGGTGCTGGAGGCGGTCGTCGTTCGCCAGCGCAAGCCCATTCGTCGCCCAAGCGGCACGCGCGTAAAATTCGAGGACAATGCCGCCGTCGTCATCGACGACATGGAGGAGCCTCGCGGGACCGAGATCAAGGGTCCCGTCGCGCGTGAAGTCGCCGAACGCTTCGGGAGCATCGCATCGACTGCGACGATGATCGTATGA
- a CDS encoding 50S ribosomal protein L3 translates to MPQPSRPRKGSMGFGPRKRATSEVPRIRSWPDDDGAPALQGFAGYKAGMTHVVMVNDEANSPREGMEESVPVTVVETPPMRAVALRAYEETSYGLKPATEVWTDEFHPELDRTLDLPAEDSFEDDAESLREAVERGAVDDLRMITHTTPSDLANVPKKKPDVMETRVGGGSLDERVDFGLDLVADGGEHDMSDVFRAGEFMDASGITKGKGTQGPVKRWGVQKRKGKHARQGWRRRIGNLGPWNPSRVRSTVPQQGQTGYHQRTELNKRLIDMGDGDEASVDGGFVNYGEVDGPYALVKGSLPGPDQRLLRFRPAVRPNDQPRLDPEVRYVSTASNQG, encoded by the coding sequence ATGCCACAACCAAGCAGACCACGAAAAGGCTCGATGGGATTCGGTCCGCGCAAACGCGCGACCAGTGAAGTCCCGCGTATTCGCTCGTGGCCCGACGACGACGGCGCCCCCGCGCTGCAGGGCTTTGCCGGCTACAAGGCCGGCATGACCCACGTCGTCATGGTCAATGACGAGGCCAACTCTCCCCGCGAAGGAATGGAGGAGTCGGTCCCGGTGACCGTCGTCGAGACGCCGCCGATGCGGGCAGTCGCCCTGCGAGCCTACGAAGAGACGTCGTACGGACTGAAGCCGGCAACCGAAGTGTGGACCGACGAGTTCCACCCGGAACTCGACCGCACGCTCGACCTGCCGGCCGAAGACAGCTTCGAGGACGACGCCGAGTCCCTCCGCGAGGCCGTCGAGCGCGGTGCGGTCGACGACCTGCGGATGATCACCCACACGACCCCGAGCGACCTGGCGAACGTCCCGAAGAAGAAACCGGACGTGATGGAGACGCGCGTCGGCGGCGGGAGCCTCGACGAGCGCGTCGACTTCGGACTCGACCTCGTCGCCGACGGCGGCGAACACGACATGTCGGACGTGTTCCGCGCCGGCGAGTTCATGGACGCAAGCGGCATCACGAAGGGAAAGGGCACCCAGGGTCCGGTCAAGCGCTGGGGCGTCCAGAAGCGGAAGGGCAAACACGCCCGCCAAGGGTGGCGCCGACGCATCGGCAACCTCGGCCCGTGGAACCCCTCCCGCGTGCGCTCGACCGTCCCCCAGCAGGGACAGACGGGCTACCACCAGCGGACGGAGCTCAACAAACGCCTGATCGACATGGGTGACGGCGACGAGGCGTCGGTCGACGGCGGCTTCGTCAACTACGGCGAGGTCGATGGGCCCTACGCGCTCGTCAAGGGCTCGCTACCGGGGCCGGATCAGCGCCTCCTGCGTTTCCGCCCGGCCGTCCGACCGAACGACCAACCGCGCCTCGACCCCGAGGTGCGCTACGTTTCGACCGCATCCAACCAGGGATAA
- a CDS encoding PQQ-binding-like beta-propeller repeat protein, whose product MSGRRDGRQHDDEVSTRRRRSPDTTPPGEPDGPPDAGPGRTDSRRPISRRRTLRSLGVLLAGFGTGCIGGSGPSSDRIRWKRGIRGRPLLDDGTLYVMGRLTLHALSPTDGSTRWTTEYSEGDFDQRLCLGSDIAVDDRRLYVPGCDGLRSLRRSDGERTWFVGSPLRQGVGVGDGRVYANADDLLAVDADSGDVVWRANTGGDRLTRPAATADGVVHTNRVDGVVTAFDRDGERRWHHRTDTETRSPTIAGETVYVATSTEPGRRGRLLALNRADGSIRWAVDTPSPKRGTRPVVDRDTVYLGCSGRDHGTLVALDRSDGAERWSFTDENSTVYEPAVTDETVYAGSNDDHVYAFSRTGDPEWQTETNGVVGSVVAGEELLYAATNERLLAIERS is encoded by the coding sequence ATGTCTGGACGTCGAGACGGTCGACAGCACGACGACGAAGTATCGACTCGACGCCGGCGAAGCCCGGACACGACGCCGCCGGGAGAACCCGACGGCCCACCGGACGCCGGACCCGGACGAACCGATTCTCGGCGGCCGATTTCCCGCAGACGGACCCTCCGGTCTCTCGGTGTCCTCCTCGCCGGCTTCGGAACCGGTTGCATCGGCGGGTCCGGTCCGTCTTCCGACCGAATCCGCTGGAAGAGGGGTATCCGCGGCAGACCCCTCCTCGACGATGGGACGCTCTACGTCATGGGGCGACTGACGCTCCACGCACTGTCGCCGACCGACGGGAGCACACGGTGGACGACCGAATACAGCGAAGGCGACTTCGATCAGCGGCTCTGTCTCGGTAGCGACATCGCAGTCGACGACCGTCGACTCTACGTTCCCGGGTGCGACGGGCTTCGCTCCCTCCGGCGATCCGACGGCGAGCGGACCTGGTTCGTCGGATCGCCACTCAGACAGGGTGTCGGGGTCGGCGACGGACGGGTGTACGCGAACGCCGACGATCTGCTCGCGGTCGATGCCGACAGTGGTGACGTCGTCTGGCGCGCGAACACCGGCGGTGATCGTCTCACCAGACCGGCAGCGACCGCCGACGGGGTCGTCCACACCAACCGCGTCGACGGGGTGGTCACCGCGTTCGACCGCGACGGCGAGCGACGATGGCACCATCGCACCGACACCGAGACCCGAAGTCCAACGATTGCCGGCGAAACCGTCTACGTAGCCACATCGACCGAACCGGGACGGAGGGGTCGACTGCTCGCGCTGAACCGTGCGGACGGCTCCATCCGGTGGGCGGTCGACACGCCGTCGCCGAAACGCGGGACGCGTCCGGTCGTCGACCGTGACACGGTGTATCTCGGCTGTAGTGGCCGGGATCACGGAACGCTCGTCGCACTCGATCGCTCGGACGGCGCCGAACGGTGGTCGTTCACGGACGAGAACAGCACCGTCTACGAACCGGCGGTGACCGACGAGACGGTGTACGCCGGGTCGAACGACGATCACGTCTACGCGTTCTCGCGGACCGGTGACCCCGAGTGGCAGACCGAGACGAACGGCGTCGTCGGGTCGGTCGTCGCCGGCGAGGAGTTGCTCTACGCGGCGACCAACGAACGGCTTTTGGCCATCGAACGGTCGTGA
- a CDS encoding 50S ribosomal protein L23, protein MTVIQHPLVTEKAMDEMDFDNKLQFVVDIDANKAEITDAIESRYDVRITKVNTQITAQGEKKAVVSLSEDDDAQEIASRIGVF, encoded by the coding sequence ATGACGGTGATCCAGCACCCGCTGGTGACCGAGAAGGCGATGGACGAGATGGACTTCGACAACAAACTCCAGTTCGTCGTCGATATCGACGCGAACAAGGCGGAGATCACCGACGCCATCGAGTCCCGCTACGACGTGCGGATCACGAAGGTGAACACACAGATCACCGCACAAGGCGAGAAGAAGGCGGTCGTCTCCCTCTCCGAGGACGACGACGCACAGGAAATCGCCTCGCGAATCGGGGTGTTCTAA